The following are from one region of the Coffea eugenioides isolate CCC68of chromosome 2, Ceug_1.0, whole genome shotgun sequence genome:
- the LOC113764092 gene encoding RHOMBOID-like protein 2, translating to MAGEDIENGAGKNRGGGANYAIHAEERDAQWISWLIPVFIVANIAVFVMEMYVNNCPKHIGPGNKCVARFLGRFSFQPLSENPLLGPSASTLEKMGGLQWTKIVHQHQGWRLISSIWLHAGIIHLVSNVLCIALVGIRLEQQCGFVRIGAIYLLSGFGGSILSSLFIQRSISVGASGALFGLLGAMLSELITNWNIYTHKVAALLTILVIVIINLAVGILPHVDNFAHIGGFLTGFLLGFVLLPRPQLGWVERRNLPADVRVKSKYKAYQYVLWLVSLVLLIAGLTVGLVMLFRGKNGYEHCHWCRYLTCVPTSKWKCDGE from the exons ATGGCGGGTGAAGATATAGAAAATGGGGCGGGAAAAAACAGGGGAGGAGGAGCGAACTATGCAATTCATGCAGAAGAAAGAGATGCTCAATGGATATCCTGGCTGATTCCAGTTTTTATTGTAGCCAATATTGCTGTGTTTGTGATGGAGATGTACGTCAACAATTGCCCCAAGCATATTGGGCCCGGTAACAAGTGTGTGGCGAGGTTCCTAGGGAGGTTCTCTTTTCAGCCTCTGTCCGAAAATCCCCTTTTAGGGCCTTCTGCTTCCAC TCTAGAGAAGATGGGCGGTCTACAGTGGACTAAAATTGTTCATCAACACCAAGGATGGAGGCTTATCTCATCTATCTGGTTGCATGCTGGCATTATTCATCTTGTTTCAAATGTGTTGTGCATTGCACTTGTTGGCATTCGCCTGGAGCAGCAGTGTGGCTTTG TGAGGATTGGAGCTATCTACTTGTTGTCAGGATTTGGAGGGAGCATACTTTCCTCCTTATTTATTCAACGTAGCATTTCTGTTGGTGCTTCTGGTGCTCTTTTTGGACTTCTTGGTGCTATGCTTTCAGAACTAATCACAAACTGGAATATTTACACGCATAAG GTTGCGGCGCTGTTGACCATATTGGTGATTGTTATCATTAATCTAGCTGTTGGGATTTTGCCGCATGTTGACAATTTTGCTCATATTGGTGGATTCTTGACTGGGTTTCTCCTTGGTTTTGTCCTGCTGCCTCGTCCTCAGCTTGGTTGGGTAGAGCGGCGTAATTTACCGGCTGATGTTCGTGTTAAATCCAAATACAAGGCTTACCAATACGTGCTGTGGTTGGTTTCTCTGGTTTTGCTGATTGCAGG GTTGACTGTCGGACTTGTAATGCTATTTCGAGGAAAGAATGGATATGAACATTGTCATTGGTGTCGCTACCTGACTTGCGTTCCCACCTCTAAATGGAAGTGTGATGGGGAGTAA
- the LOC113764093 gene encoding putative non-specific lipid-transfer protein 14, with protein sequence MVKMVLVMTIVVIISFVHSAIVGEAVDCSTVTALLSACSSFIINGAPDPLPLSPCCVAITTLNNLGTDSSQSRQVVCKCLMELITNYNPNATAIATLPGFCGVSLGFTIDPNTDCEYIS encoded by the exons ATGGTGAAGATGGTCTTAGTGATGACTATAGTGGTCATCATATCGTTTGTACATTCTGCAATCGTGGGAGAGGCTGTAGATTGCAGCACCGTGACAGCTCTTCTATCTGCTTGTTCTAGCTTCATCATAAATGGTGCCCCGGATCCACTTCCTCTATCTCCATGCTGTGTTGCCATCACCACCCTCAATAATCTTGGAACCGACTCTTCCCAGAGTCGCCAGGTTGTGTGTAAATGCTTAATGGAGCTCATTACCAATTACAACCCAAACGCCACTGCTATTGCTACTCTTCCTGGCTTCTGTGGTGTTTCTCTTGGCTTCACCATTGATCCCAACACCGACTGTGAATa CATCTCATGA